Proteins encoded by one window of Esox lucius isolate fEsoLuc1 chromosome 4, fEsoLuc1.pri, whole genome shotgun sequence:
- the atox1 gene encoding copper transport protein ATOX1, with protein MTTKHEFFVDMTCEGCSGAVTRVLNKLGGVQFEIDLPNKKVFIESDKDTDVLLETLKKTGKAANYIGPK; from the exons ATGACGACT AAGCACGAATTCTTTGTGGATATGACATGTGAAGGATGCTCTGGTGCAGTCACCCGAGTTCTCAATAAACTGG GTGGTGTCCAGTTCGAGATTGATCTCCCCAACAAGAAGGTTTTCATTGAATCTGACAAGGACACAGATGTGCTTCTTGAAACACTAAAGAAGACTGGAAAGGCAGCTAACTACATTGGCCCCAAGTGA